From Anaerohalosphaera lusitana, one genomic window encodes:
- a CDS encoding ferritin family protein: MSITFNADEIFEMAIEIERNGAKFYRKAADNSSDPETKKMLTSLAEMEDGHEKTFLEMRESLNELEKEENTFDPEGEAEMYLQSMASAHGYEGKKSLDETLTGNESREEILRAALGAEKNSVAFYLGIKDIVPQKAGKDKVQNIIREEMSHIQTLNKALASIR, encoded by the coding sequence ATGAGCATTACGTTCAATGCTGATGAAATTTTTGAAATGGCCATTGAGATAGAGCGCAATGGCGCTAAGTTCTATCGTAAAGCAGCGGACAATTCGTCCGACCCTGAAACGAAGAAGATGCTCACTTCGTTGGCTGAGATGGAAGATGGACATGAAAAAACTTTTCTCGAAATGAGGGAAAGCCTGAATGAACTTGAGAAGGAAGAAAACACCTTCGACCCAGAGGGCGAAGCCGAGATGTATCTGCAGTCCATGGCTTCCGCACACGGCTATGAGGGTAAAAAGTCTCTCGACGAAACTTTGACCGGCAACGAAAGCCGTGAAGAGATCCTCAGAGCGGCCCTCGGCGCTGAAAAGAACTCTGTTGCCTTCTACCTCGGCATCAAGGATATCGTTCCGCAGAAGGCAGGCAAGGATAAGGTCCAGAACATCATCAGAGAAGAGATGAGCCATATTCAGACGCTCAATAAGGCCCTTGCTTCTATCAGATAA
- a CDS encoding desulfoferrodoxin: MAERLEVYKCNICGNIVEVLNGGDGELVCCNEPMKKLAAATEDKGKEKHVPVIEKTNGGYKVKVGSVQHPMEDEHYIQWIELLADGKSYKQFLKPGDTPEAMFKVEANSVTAREHCNVHGLWKG, from the coding sequence ATGGCTGAGAGACTCGAAGTTTATAAATGTAATATCTGTGGTAATATCGTTGAGGTTCTAAACGGCGGCGACGGAGAGCTTGTATGCTGCAACGAACCAATGAAAAAACTTGCCGCGGCAACCGAGGACAAGGGCAAGGAAAAGCATGTACCAGTCATAGAAAAGACCAATGGCGGCTACAAGGTTAAGGTCGGCAGCGTCCAGCATCCAATGGAAGATGAGCATTACATCCAGTGGATCGAACTGCTGGCTGACGGCAAGTCATACAAGCAGTTCCTAAAGCCTGGCGACACTCCCGAAGCAATGTTCAAGGTTGAAGCGAATTCTGTCACCGCTCGTGAACACTGCAATGTTCACGGACTGTGGAAAGGATAG
- a CDS encoding RnfABCDGE type electron transport complex subunit D: protein MIKYSSILRRQVAMRRVLIASIPPAIGAVYFFGWRSLVSLLVCCLTAFIVEHLFCRKRGQPVTEAAFVTAVLFSLVIPPHTPWHVQIIGVSFAIMFSKEVFGGFGKNFFNPALAGRCFVYISFPVALTAKWPPSAPLGGWGALGQWSTGTNTDAITSVTPMAAMKAGGDIPAAFDLFFGGISGSAGVTSAMLILIGGLYLYYTKTASRTTILSVVISYAVLNQILASAGVVNMDYAWTALLGGGFLFGAFYMATDPVSSPRTNWGRIYYGIIIALCTTVIRNFSIFNGGLMFSILLGNMFAPIIDYGVKSYGKRKKAKLAAAGGES from the coding sequence ATGATTAAGTACAGCAGTATTTTACGCAGACAGGTTGCGATGCGAAGGGTCCTGATCGCAAGTATTCCACCCGCGATCGGTGCCGTCTATTTCTTTGGATGGCGTTCCCTCGTTTCGCTCCTTGTCTGCTGTTTAACTGCCTTCATAGTCGAACACCTGTTCTGCCGAAAGCGGGGCCAGCCCGTCACAGAGGCTGCCTTCGTAACGGCCGTGCTGTTCTCACTCGTCATCCCCCCGCACACGCCATGGCACGTACAGATTATCGGGGTTAGCTTCGCGATCATGTTCTCCAAGGAAGTCTTCGGAGGATTCGGCAAGAACTTCTTCAATCCCGCACTTGCCGGCAGATGTTTTGTCTATATCTCTTTCCCCGTCGCTCTGACCGCAAAATGGCCCCCGTCAGCACCGCTCGGCGGCTGGGGTGCACTAGGCCAATGGAGCACAGGAACGAACACCGACGCTATCACCTCCGTCACACCTATGGCGGCCATGAAAGCCGGCGGCGACATACCCGCTGCGTTCGATCTGTTCTTCGGCGGCATCAGCGGCAGCGCAGGCGTCACCTCGGCAATGCTCATACTAATCGGCGGCCTCTATCTCTATTATACCAAAACAGCAAGCAGAACGACCATCCTCTCTGTAGTCATAAGCTACGCCGTCCTCAACCAGATACTCGCCTCCGCCGGCGTCGTGAACATGGATTACGCATGGACGGCTCTGCTGGGCGGCGGTTTCCTTTTCGGCGCATTCTACATGGCGACCGACCCCGTCAGCTCGCCCCGCACAAACTGGGGCCGAATATACTACGGCATCATCATCGCCCTGTGCACCACGGTCATACGCAACTTCTCCATCTTCAACGGCGGCCTGATGTTCTCGATCCTTCTCGGCAATATGTTCGCCCCGATCATCGACTACGGCGTCAAAAGTTACGGCAAACGCAAGAAAGCCAAACTCGCAGCGGCAGGGGGTGAGTCATGA
- a CDS encoding NADH:ubiquinone reductase (Na(+)-transporting) subunit F — protein sequence MMTVVLSVLAVSSIGAGLALLLVISEKTVGNYGECTIDVNGEEEIKVQGGKSLLSVLTDQKLFVPSACGGRGTCGLCKLKVPEGAGHLMPTELPFLEKDEIENDYRLACQVKVRNNLSILVPKELLSVSEFTAKIAEIKDLTHDIKQFRFELVEPDRIDFTPGQYIQLKTPSYKSGIEEVYRAYSISSDPADKNAVETIVRLVPGGICTTWLFEYIGLDDEITMNGPHGEFHLSDTDAPAIFIAGGSGMAPIKCILHHMKNMDIQRPATYFFGANKVKELFLLDEMKQFEQELANFKFVPVVASPEEDEQWDGETGLVTDAVRRNVSNAAECEAYLCGSPGMIDASVKVLGELGMAEDKIFYDKFA from the coding sequence ATGATGACCGTTGTGCTTTCAGTATTGGCAGTCAGCAGCATAGGAGCCGGACTTGCGCTTCTGCTGGTGATATCTGAAAAGACAGTCGGCAACTACGGCGAATGCACAATAGATGTAAACGGCGAAGAAGAGATAAAGGTCCAGGGCGGCAAGTCGCTGCTCAGCGTCCTCACCGATCAGAAACTTTTCGTTCCCAGTGCCTGCGGCGGACGAGGTACCTGCGGCCTGTGCAAGCTCAAGGTCCCCGAAGGCGCAGGACATCTCATGCCGACAGAATTGCCGTTTTTAGAGAAAGACGAAATAGAGAACGACTATCGACTCGCCTGCCAGGTCAAGGTGCGAAACAACCTCAGCATACTTGTTCCGAAGGAGCTGCTCTCGGTTAGCGAATTCACTGCAAAAATCGCCGAAATCAAGGACCTCACCCACGATATCAAGCAGTTCAGATTCGAACTGGTCGAACCCGACAGAATTGATTTCACCCCCGGCCAATACATCCAGCTAAAGACGCCCTCATACAAGTCCGGCATCGAAGAAGTATATCGTGCATATTCCATTTCCTCGGATCCTGCTGACAAAAACGCCGTCGAAACCATAGTAAGGCTCGTGCCCGGCGGGATCTGTACTACCTGGCTGTTCGAATATATCGGTCTGGATGATGAAATCACCATGAACGGCCCTCACGGCGAGTTTCACCTCAGCGATACCGATGCACCAGCGATCTTTATCGCCGGCGGTTCGGGCATGGCCCCGATCAAATGCATTCTGCACCACATGAAGAACATGGATATACAAAGGCCCGCTACCTACTTCTTCGGGGCCAACAAGGTCAAAGAACTGTTCCTTCTGGACGAGATGAAACAGTTCGAGCAGGAACTCGCAAATTTCAAGTTCGTCCCAGTGGTAGCAAGTCCCGAAGAGGACGAGCAGTGGGACGGAGAGACCGGGCTAGTCACCGATGCGGTCCGACGCAATGTCTCGAACGCCGCCGAATGCGAAGCTTACCTGTGCGGCAGTCCGGGCATGATCGACGCATCCGTCAAGGTGCTCGGCGAACTGGGAATGGCTGAGGATAAGATATTCTACGATAAATTCGCATAG
- the zwf gene encoding glucose-6-phosphate dehydrogenase has protein sequence MPEVQPTVDNQEMACAEIPGQPYGLVVFGASGDLARRKLFGSLHDLYERGLLSDKFYLMGCGRTQFSDEEFRSVVRESVEKTAQNRDVSEKFLTRMFYLSGQYDDPKFYEDIKARLKELDGKYAVGGCHIFYLSVPPKIYADVAEHLGQAGLSKPISCECPGQPRLVIEKPFGHDLETARELNRRIGEHFHESQVYRIDHYLGKETVQNILMFRFANTIFEPVWNRNYVDHVQITIAESLGIGHRAGYYESAGAVRDMFQNHMLGMLALVAMEPPASFEADHIRDEKVKLLKCIRPLEDENIDSAVIRGQYAAGEVEGEDVVGYRQEEGVAEDSRTDTYVAAKLLVDNWRWKGVPFYLRTGKRLPARLTEVAITFKTVPHSMFAAVGLDELPANTIVLKIQPDEGIKLSFQAKRPGSKVCMTTLNMNFDYAKVFGSGAPEAYQRLLLDSMVGDQTLFTRQDDVELSWKLLDPVIKMADSGAGELYEYAAGTAGPESADRLIEADGRKWRPLMS, from the coding sequence ATGCCTGAGGTGCAGCCGACGGTGGACAACCAGGAAATGGCTTGTGCGGAAATACCCGGCCAGCCGTACGGCCTTGTAGTGTTTGGTGCTTCGGGAGATCTTGCCCGCCGAAAACTGTTCGGCAGTCTGCACGATTTGTATGAGCGAGGTCTGCTGTCGGATAAATTTTACCTTATGGGTTGCGGCCGAACGCAATTCAGTGATGAGGAATTTCGTTCGGTCGTTCGGGAGAGCGTCGAGAAAACGGCCCAGAACAGAGACGTATCGGAAAAATTTCTTACTCGGATGTTTTATCTGTCCGGCCAGTACGATGATCCCAAGTTCTACGAAGATATAAAGGCCCGACTCAAAGAGCTGGACGGTAAATATGCGGTAGGGGGCTGTCATATTTTCTACCTTTCTGTGCCGCCCAAAATATATGCCGATGTCGCCGAACACCTGGGACAGGCCGGCCTGTCGAAGCCGATATCCTGCGAATGTCCCGGCCAGCCGCGGCTGGTAATTGAAAAACCGTTCGGACACGACCTGGAGACCGCAAGAGAGCTCAACAGGCGTATAGGCGAGCATTTTCATGAATCTCAGGTCTACAGGATCGATCACTATCTGGGCAAGGAAACCGTGCAGAATATTCTTATGTTTCGGTTTGCTAATACAATTTTTGAACCTGTATGGAACCGAAACTACGTGGATCACGTTCAGATAACCATAGCCGAGTCGTTGGGTATAGGACACAGGGCAGGATATTATGAGAGTGCAGGCGCAGTTAGGGATATGTTCCAGAATCATATGCTTGGTATGCTGGCGCTGGTGGCGATGGAGCCTCCGGCCTCATTTGAGGCGGACCATATACGCGATGAAAAGGTCAAACTGCTCAAATGCATTCGGCCTCTGGAAGATGAAAACATTGATTCTGCAGTCATTAGAGGGCAGTATGCTGCTGGTGAGGTAGAAGGCGAGGACGTAGTGGGCTATCGCCAGGAAGAAGGCGTTGCAGAGGATTCGCGGACGGATACGTATGTAGCGGCGAAATTATTGGTTGATAATTGGCGGTGGAAAGGTGTGCCGTTCTATCTGCGGACCGGAAAACGGCTGCCGGCGAGATTGACAGAGGTAGCGATCACATTCAAGACAGTGCCTCATTCGATGTTCGCGGCGGTGGGATTGGACGAGCTGCCGGCGAATACGATAGTGTTGAAAATCCAGCCTGATGAGGGCATAAAACTGAGTTTTCAGGCCAAGAGGCCGGGTTCGAAGGTGTGTATGACGACTCTGAACATGAATTTTGACTATGCAAAAGTGTTCGGCAGCGGAGCCCCGGAGGCGTATCAGAGGCTGCTGCTGGACAGCATGGTGGGTGATCAGACGCTGTTTACGCGGCAGGATGATGTGGAGCTTTCGTGGAAATTGCTGGATCCGGTGATCAAAATGGCGGATTCTGGAGCAGGTGAGTTGTATGAGTATGCGGCTGGAACGGCTGGGCCAGAGTCCGCGGACAGGCTGATCGAGGCAGATGGACGGAAGTGGCGGCCGTTGATGTCTTAG
- a CDS encoding NADH:ubiquinone reductase (Na(+)-transporting) subunit E, producing the protein MEELRTALTVGFAAIFTNNILLVYFLGMCPFTSVSREVKTAMGLGFAVIFVMTCTSLLNWVAYHYVLVPLELEFFRFIMFIIVIAAFVQFVEMVIERFSPVLYANLGIFLPLITVNCAILGVSLFMVIRDYSFIVTIAYGFGSGIGWLLAILAMAGIRQRMNTANVPEGLQGPGITLIIAGLMALAFIGFTGVLS; encoded by the coding sequence ATGGAAGAATTACGAACAGCACTGACGGTCGGTTTCGCAGCCATTTTCACCAACAACATACTGCTCGTATATTTTCTCGGTATGTGCCCGTTCACGTCCGTTTCACGTGAGGTCAAGACCGCCATGGGCCTGGGCTTTGCCGTCATATTCGTGATGACCTGCACATCACTGCTGAACTGGGTCGCTTATCATTATGTGCTTGTGCCTCTAGAACTGGAATTTTTCCGCTTTATAATGTTCATCATCGTCATCGCTGCCTTCGTGCAGTTTGTCGAGATGGTCATCGAGCGTTTCTCACCCGTTCTCTACGCCAATCTTGGCATATTCCTGCCGCTGATCACCGTAAACTGCGCCATCCTCGGCGTTTCGCTGTTCATGGTTATTCGTGATTATTCGTTCATCGTCACCATCGCGTACGGCTTCGGCAGCGGAATCGGCTGGCTGCTGGCGATCCTGGCAATGGCGGGCATACGGCAGCGAATGAACACCGCAAACGTACCCGAGGGCCTCCAGGGACCGGGCATAACCCTGATCATCGCGGGACTGATGGCACTGGCGTTTATCGGTTTTACGGGGGTGTTGAGCTAA
- a CDS encoding FprA family A-type flavoprotein, protein MRKIADNIYSVGAIDWDRRLFDELIPLPDGTSYNSYLIKGQEKTVLIDTVDPEKTEILIDNLVSAGVTKIDYIVAHHGEQDHSGSINDVLLLYPDAKVVANEKCKKMLIDLLCLDESNFLTIKEGDTLSLGDRTLEFIDTPWVHWPETFSTYLQEDKILFPCDFFGSHLATSDIFVENESAIYGPAKRYYAEIMSPFRRQIRGNLKKLEKFNIEMIAPSHGPVYKNPKFIIDAYAKWASEDVKNYVMLPYVSMHDSTRKMVEYFSQSLMDRGVKVDVFNLTDVELGKLAMGLVDAATIVLASPTMLIGAHPSAGYAAFLVNALRPKTKFMSIIGSYGWGSKMVDQLTGMMSQVKAEIIEPVVTKGYPTEDDYAKLDELADAIVAKHKEASLM, encoded by the coding sequence GTGAGAAAGATAGCGGATAACATATACAGTGTGGGTGCGATCGACTGGGATCGACGGCTATTCGATGAGCTGATCCCTCTGCCGGACGGCACCAGTTACAATTCTTACCTGATCAAGGGCCAGGAAAAGACAGTCCTTATCGATACGGTTGACCCGGAGAAGACCGAGATACTGATCGATAATCTTGTCAGCGCGGGCGTGACCAAAATAGATTACATCGTCGCGCATCACGGCGAGCAGGACCACTCCGGAAGTATCAACGATGTGCTTTTGCTCTATCCGGACGCCAAAGTGGTAGCCAACGAGAAATGCAAGAAAATGCTGATCGATCTTCTGTGTCTGGACGAGTCGAACTTCCTGACTATTAAGGAAGGCGATACCCTCTCGTTGGGCGACAGGACGTTGGAGTTCATCGACACGCCATGGGTACACTGGCCCGAGACATTTTCGACATATCTGCAGGAGGACAAGATACTGTTTCCCTGCGACTTTTTTGGTTCGCATCTTGCGACCAGTGATATTTTCGTTGAGAACGAGTCGGCCATCTATGGCCCCGCGAAAAGATATTACGCAGAGATCATGAGCCCGTTCAGAAGGCAAATACGCGGCAATCTCAAGAAGCTGGAAAAATTCAATATTGAGATGATCGCTCCAAGTCACGGGCCGGTTTACAAAAACCCGAAGTTCATCATTGATGCATACGCGAAATGGGCCAGCGAAGACGTGAAAAACTATGTCATGCTCCCCTATGTTTCGATGCACGACAGCACCCGCAAGATGGTGGAGTACTTCTCACAGAGCCTGATGGACAGGGGCGTGAAAGTCGACGTGTTCAACCTGACCGATGTTGAGCTGGGCAAACTCGCGATGGGACTTGTCGATGCCGCGACGATCGTTCTTGCATCCCCGACTATGCTTATAGGGGCGCATCCGTCGGCGGGATACGCAGCTTTTCTCGTAAACGCATTACGGCCGAAGACGAAATTCATGTCGATAATCGGCTCCTACGGCTGGGGCAGCAAAATGGTCGACCAGCTAACTGGCATGATGTCGCAGGTAAAGGCCGAGATCATCGAACCGGTGGTCACAAAGGGTTACCCCACTGAGGACGATTACGCAAAGCTTGACGAACTGGCTGACGCTATCGTCGCCAAACACAAGGAAGCTTCGCTGATGTAG
- the rd gene encoding rubredoxin codes for MKKYRCLMCGYIYDPEKGDPANGVDPGTAFDDIPDDWVCPDCGAGKEEFEPVD; via the coding sequence ATGAAGAAGTATCGTTGCTTAATGTGCGGCTATATTTACGACCCCGAGAAGGGTGACCCGGCCAACGGCGTCGATCCAGGCACCGCGTTTGATGATATACCGGACGACTGGGTGTGCCCGGATTGCGGCGCAGGCAAGGAAGAATTCGAGCCTGTTGACTAA
- a CDS encoding FMN-binding protein, whose translation MTNKVWYPVVYMFIVTAFFSSVLIGFTFSTQERVEANEQIAFERAVLEAVARNGDLKRQQVHDKFVELMQGPKEDGSYELVEDGETKGYALPVAGKGFWAPIRGVIGFEKDRKTITGIAFYEQNETPGLGGKIMEEDWRRQFQGKVIAQQGKPLQIEPYGSELDQNEVEAITGATQTVKRLEVLINEDIQQWKGGSTETDKS comes from the coding sequence ATGACCAATAAAGTCTGGTATCCCGTTGTATACATGTTCATCGTGACTGCCTTTTTCAGCTCCGTACTTATCGGCTTCACTTTCTCTACCCAAGAGCGGGTCGAAGCGAACGAACAGATAGCCTTCGAGCGTGCAGTGCTCGAAGCCGTCGCAAGAAACGGCGACCTCAAACGTCAGCAGGTACACGATAAATTCGTCGAACTGATGCAGGGACCCAAAGAAGACGGCTCTTACGAATTGGTGGAGGACGGTGAAACAAAAGGCTACGCACTGCCTGTCGCGGGCAAAGGATTCTGGGCGCCGATCAGAGGCGTGATCGGTTTCGAAAAGGACCGCAAAACCATCACCGGCATAGCTTTTTACGAGCAGAACGAAACCCCTGGTCTCGGCGGCAAGATCATGGAAGAGGATTGGCGCCGGCAGTTCCAGGGCAAGGTCATAGCTCAACAGGGCAAACCTTTGCAGATAGAGCCATACGGCTCCGAGCTCGATCAGAACGAGGTCGAGGCCATAACAGGCGCAACCCAGACGGTCAAACGTCTCGAAGTACTCATCAACGAAGACATACAGCAGTGGAAGGGCGGATCAACAGAAACGGATAAGTCATGA
- a CDS encoding thioredoxin domain-containing protein, whose amino-acid sequence MKSSADNTVKKGGYRLAEASSPYLRSHAENPVEWYQWGEDAFKKAVDEDKPVFLSVGYSSCHWCHVMAQESFSDPEIASILNTHFVSIKVDREERPDVDSIYMQAVQAMTGGGGWPLSVFLTPDKQPFYGGTYFPPRDAGGHAGFDRVLLALVEAWNNRREELITSAGRFTNLLISQLANTPAKTDLSDQMLDMAFKELHTNFDRKNGGFNAAPKFPQPGNLSFLLIYWYRTGNQDALSMVGQTLNKMAQGGIYDQLGGGFHRYATDAKWQIPHYEKMLYDQALLAKIYLQFYQITGEQFYADAARETLDYLIRDMQSPQGGFYSAEDADSEGVEGKFYLWTREEVADVLDGKTADIVCDYFGISDQPSTLSISGDVSEVAPRHEISEADYEKLIYSAKKKLFQARKTRTRPARDEKVITAWNGLAISAFAAGGRVLGNENYLDAARRAAIYLLDDLAEGTQLRRHSFEGAKIGRGTLEDYAFLARGLLDINLADISPEWQDRTVELIEEMLDKFQAQDGSFYLTDEQSDSPLMRFKPDYDGALPSGNSIAAEVLLRAACLADRQDFMDRAEQLLKAFSGRFETVPTSLADMLTGLDYRLGPVSSIRIAPGEQGPEVTEMLDAVNERFLPRTWWKVESEVETKDNSTTAYICIGKACREPVTDMEVFRKAIDELAGKEPENA is encoded by the coding sequence ATGAAGTCCAGTGCTGATAATACTGTCAAAAAGGGAGGATATCGCCTCGCCGAAGCATCCAGTCCTTACCTGAGATCACATGCCGAAAATCCCGTCGAATGGTATCAGTGGGGCGAGGACGCGTTCAAAAAAGCCGTCGACGAAGATAAGCCTGTATTTTTGTCTGTCGGATATTCTTCCTGCCACTGGTGTCATGTCATGGCCCAGGAAAGCTTCAGCGATCCCGAGATCGCATCCATACTCAATACGCACTTCGTTTCGATCAAGGTTGACCGTGAGGAACGCCCCGATGTCGACAGTATCTACATGCAGGCAGTTCAGGCGATGACGGGCGGCGGTGGTTGGCCCCTGTCTGTATTCCTCACGCCTGACAAGCAGCCATTCTACGGTGGAACATACTTCCCCCCGCGCGATGCAGGAGGTCACGCGGGTTTTGACAGGGTGCTGCTCGCCCTTGTAGAGGCCTGGAATAACCGTCGTGAAGAATTGATCACATCAGCCGGCAGATTTACGAATCTGCTTATCAGTCAGCTTGCCAATACACCCGCCAAAACCGACCTGAGCGATCAAATGCTCGATATGGCGTTTAAGGAGCTGCATACGAATTTTGACAGGAAAAACGGCGGTTTTAATGCTGCTCCAAAGTTCCCCCAGCCCGGTAATCTGTCGTTCCTGCTCATCTATTGGTACCGGACAGGAAATCAGGATGCATTATCGATGGTGGGTCAAACTCTCAATAAGATGGCTCAAGGCGGCATCTATGACCAACTAGGCGGCGGGTTTCACAGGTATGCCACCGATGCGAAATGGCAGATCCCGCACTACGAAAAGATGCTTTACGACCAGGCCCTCCTCGCAAAAATATATCTGCAGTTCTATCAGATTACCGGCGAGCAATTCTACGCAGACGCAGCACGCGAAACGCTGGATTACCTCATCAGGGACATGCAGTCACCGCAGGGTGGATTCTATTCCGCCGAAGACGCCGACAGTGAAGGTGTTGAAGGCAAATTCTATCTCTGGACCAGAGAAGAAGTGGCTGACGTGCTTGATGGCAAGACGGCTGATATAGTTTGCGATTATTTCGGCATCTCTGACCAGCCGTCCACACTTTCAATTAGCGGGGATGTTTCCGAAGTCGCCCCGAGACACGAAATCAGTGAAGCTGACTATGAAAAACTTATATATTCGGCGAAGAAAAAGTTGTTCCAGGCCAGAAAGACAAGGACAAGGCCAGCCAGAGATGAAAAAGTCATAACCGCATGGAACGGCCTTGCGATCTCGGCTTTCGCCGCAGGCGGCAGAGTTCTCGGTAATGAGAATTACCTCGACGCAGCAAGACGGGCGGCGATCTACCTGCTTGACGATCTGGCGGAGGGCACACAGTTGCGACGGCACAGCTTCGAGGGGGCAAAGATAGGACGCGGCACGCTGGAGGATTATGCATTCCTCGCACGGGGTCTGCTTGATATTAATCTGGCGGATATCAGCCCCGAATGGCAGGACAGGACCGTTGAACTGATCGAGGAAATGCTTGACAAGTTCCAGGCCCAGGACGGCAGCTTCTATCTGACGGACGAGCAGAGCGATTCGCCTTTAATGAGATTCAAGCCTGACTACGACGGCGCCCTGCCCAGCGGCAATTCTATTGCTGCAGAGGTTCTGCTAAGAGCGGCCTGCCTTGCGGACAGACAGGATTTCATGGATCGAGCGGAGCAGTTGCTCAAGGCCTTTTCGGGCAGATTTGAAACCGTCCCGACATCACTTGCAGATATGCTCACAGGACTTGACTACAGACTCGGCCCCGTCAGTTCGATTCGAATAGCACCCGGCGAGCAGGGGCCCGAGGTCACGGAAATGCTCGATGCAGTCAACGAAAGGTTTCTGCCTCGAACCTGGTGGAAGGTTGAAAGTGAAGTCGAAACAAAGGACAACAGCACCACGGCATATATTTGCATTGGTAAAGCATGCCGTGAGCCCGTCACGGACATGGAGGTTTTCAGAAAAGCAATCGATGAATTAGCGGGAAAGGAACCGGAAAATGCCTGA
- a CDS encoding ferritin, whose translation MVPEKIEKALNSQINAELYSGYMYLSMSAYFEGMDLDGFANWMRVQAQEEQSHAMKIYDFVNFRGGKVNLTAIDGPPTEWASPLAVLEATLEHEQKVTGLINKLVKLAREEDDYATENFLQWFVDEQVEEEDNAGKLVSQLKLVEGNPQALFMMDRELGQRTFTPEEAEGEA comes from the coding sequence ATGGTACCTGAAAAAATTGAAAAGGCCCTTAACAGCCAGATAAATGCAGAATTGTACTCAGGTTATATGTACCTTTCGATGTCTGCATATTTCGAAGGTATGGATCTGGACGGGTTTGCCAACTGGATGAGAGTCCAGGCCCAGGAAGAACAAAGTCACGCGATGAAAATTTATGATTTTGTGAATTTCCGCGGGGGCAAAGTCAACCTGACTGCGATCGATGGTCCGCCCACTGAGTGGGCGAGTCCTCTGGCTGTACTCGAGGCGACACTTGAGCACGAGCAGAAAGTTACCGGCCTCATAAACAAGCTGGTCAAGCTCGCTCGTGAAGAAGATGATTATGCAACCGAAAATTTCCTGCAGTGGTTTGTAGATGAACAGGTCGAAGAGGAAGACAACGCCGGCAAGCTCGTAAGTCAGCTTAAACTGGTCGAAGGCAACCCCCAGGCCCTGTTCATGATGGATAGAGAACTTGGTCAACGTACTTTTACGCCTGAAGAGGCAGAAGGAGAAGCTTGA
- a CDS encoding Rnf-Nqr domain containing protein: MTNGEQAKTTGGIMVQGLWYNNPVFRQILGICSTLAVTNVVMNTLVMCVSLTLVLTFSALTVSALRKVTPHSIRMMVQTLIIAFYVIIVDVILKGYWPEMSENLGPYVGLIITNCIIMGRCEGFARSNPIWPSIVDGFSNGVGYSMLLLVIATSRELLGMGSILGYPMPYFSTIWDKWTIMVMPPGAFFALACTIWLCRSFKPREEAK; this comes from the coding sequence ATGACTAACGGAGAGCAGGCAAAAACAACCGGCGGCATCATGGTCCAGGGTCTGTGGTACAACAACCCGGTCTTCCGGCAGATCCTCGGAATTTGCAGCACCCTTGCCGTCACCAATGTCGTCATGAACACCCTCGTTATGTGCGTTTCGCTGACTCTCGTACTGACGTTCAGCGCCCTGACCGTTTCCGCTCTCCGCAAGGTGACTCCCCACAGCATCCGAATGATGGTGCAGACGCTCATTATAGCTTTCTACGTCATCATCGTCGATGTGATCCTCAAGGGCTACTGGCCCGAAATGAGCGAAAACCTCGGCCCCTATGTCGGCCTGATCATCACGAACTGCATCATCATGGGGCGCTGCGAAGGCTTCGCACGCTCGAACCCGATATGGCCCTCCATCGTCGACGGCTTTTCCAACGGCGTCGGCTATTCCATGCTGCTGCTGGTCATTGCAACCAGCCGCGAGCTCCTGGGCATGGGAAGCATCCTGGGCTATCCGATGCCGTACTTTTCGACCATCTGGGACAAGTGGACCATCATGGTCATGCCCCCCGGAGCCTTCTTCGCTCTGGCGTGCACCATCTGGCTCTGCAGGTCGTTCAAGCCCAGAGAGGAGGCTAAATAA